One window from the genome of Pelodictyon luteolum DSM 273 encodes:
- a CDS encoding helix-turn-helix domain-containing protein, translated as MFTALDALTNLFNSGSALKRDHDIPVSRLENSFFEIVRLSDLDASMKRPNHRHDFFKILWFTSSSDAAHFIDFESYPAESGLIYLIAPGQVHAYEGLSGSGYAIVFSLDLFSSIQNPRLRLMFNPFMNRGIPSGSDEAGVLRQLAELMVLESGGKKDFFILLSYVEAFLRHIARMHSEASFVLTKAGERMGKLFALVDGSFRSERRSDFYASALGITPKRLNEILNERFGTTLTRILHRRLILEAKREVAYGRKSFKEIAFELGFSDQAYFSRFFKAQAGMMPADFRRTMASGPGGAMPKDAGGS; from the coding sequence ATGTTTACAGCATTGGATGCATTGACCAACCTTTTCAACTCCGGAAGTGCATTGAAGCGTGATCATGACATACCGGTCAGCAGGCTGGAGAACAGTTTCTTTGAAATCGTCCGGCTCTCCGACCTGGATGCTTCGATGAAGCGGCCGAACCACCGGCACGACTTTTTCAAGATCCTCTGGTTCACCTCCAGCAGTGATGCGGCGCATTTCATTGATTTCGAATCCTATCCTGCCGAATCGGGACTGATCTACCTGATTGCCCCCGGTCAGGTGCATGCCTATGAAGGACTTTCCGGTAGCGGCTACGCCATCGTTTTTTCACTTGACCTGTTCAGCAGCATCCAGAACCCCCGGCTCAGGCTCATGTTCAACCCGTTCATGAACCGGGGCATCCCGTCCGGGAGCGACGAGGCCGGCGTTCTCCGCCAGCTTGCCGAACTGATGGTACTGGAATCCGGAGGAAAGAAAGATTTTTTCATTCTTCTGTCGTATGTTGAAGCATTTTTGCGCCATATTGCACGCATGCACAGCGAGGCGTCATTCGTCCTGACAAAGGCAGGGGAGCGCATGGGTAAACTTTTTGCTCTCGTTGACGGTAGTTTCCGCAGCGAGCGCCGCTCGGATTTTTACGCTTCTGCGCTCGGTATCACCCCGAAACGCCTGAACGAGATCCTCAACGAACGCTTCGGCACGACCCTTACCCGGATCCTGCACCGGCGGCTGATCCTTGAAGCAAAAAGGGAGGTTGCCTACGGGAGGAAGAGTTTCAAGGAGATCGCCTTTGAACTGGGCTTCAGCGACCAGGCCTACTTCAGCAGGTTCTTCAAGGCGCAGGCCGGCATGATGCCGGCGGACTTCCGGAGGACCATGGCCTCGGGTCCCGGCGGTGCCATGCCGAAAGATGCTGGAGGATCATGA
- a CDS encoding efflux RND transporter periplasmic adaptor subunit — protein sequence MRFFPGRSVAPALLGFVLLFSGCGQKGGGPGIAELPVLTLKPSDARVESAYPAVLEGRVNVEIRPRIDGTLEKIHVGEGSFVKAGQPLFTIDDRSYRQAYMAAAAARDAAKIDVDRLLPLVEHKVVSGVQLDAARAKFRAADAAREAARIDLGYSVLRSPVSGYVGMIPFRIGSLVSRNQTERLTIISDNSRVHAYFSMSESDFLRFRNAYPGHTIREKLRAVPEVQLQLSDGSGFAEKGRLETLSGLFDAETGSIRLMASFPNPDGLLRSGNTGRVVVPSIYHDVILVPVAATVELQDKILVALLDKEGKLKRRPIKVEALSGSDYVVSSGVRAGDRIVTAGYERLPDGTPVKPAAPAPAVSKEKP from the coding sequence ATGAGATTCTTCCCCGGACGTTCAGTGGCTCCGGCTCTTCTCGGCTTTGTGCTGCTCTTTTCGGGCTGCGGCCAGAAGGGTGGCGGACCGGGTATTGCGGAGCTGCCCGTCCTGACCCTCAAGCCTTCCGACGCAAGGGTCGAAAGCGCCTATCCCGCCGTTCTTGAGGGCCGGGTCAACGTTGAAATCCGTCCGAGGATCGACGGCACCCTGGAGAAGATCCATGTCGGGGAGGGCTCGTTCGTCAAGGCGGGCCAGCCGCTCTTCACCATTGATGACCGTAGCTACCGCCAGGCGTACATGGCTGCTGCGGCAGCCCGTGACGCCGCAAAAATCGATGTGGACCGCCTGCTTCCGCTGGTGGAGCACAAGGTGGTTTCCGGGGTGCAGCTTGACGCCGCACGCGCGAAATTCCGTGCGGCCGATGCAGCCAGGGAGGCGGCACGGATCGACCTCGGCTACAGTGTCCTCCGCTCTCCCGTCAGCGGCTACGTGGGCATGATACCGTTCCGTATCGGAAGCCTTGTTTCGAGGAACCAGACGGAGCGGCTGACCATCATCAGCGACAACAGCCGGGTACACGCGTATTTCAGCATGAGCGAATCGGACTTCCTTCGTTTCCGCAACGCCTACCCCGGACATACCATCCGGGAGAAGCTCCGGGCCGTGCCGGAGGTGCAGCTGCAGCTGTCGGACGGCAGCGGGTTTGCTGAAAAGGGCCGCCTCGAAACCCTCAGCGGCCTCTTCGATGCTGAAACCGGCTCCATCCGCCTCATGGCCTCATTCCCCAACCCCGACGGCCTGCTCCGTTCAGGCAATACCGGCCGTGTCGTCGTTCCCTCCATCTACCATGACGTGATCCTCGTTCCAGTGGCTGCCACCGTCGAACTGCAGGACAAGATCCTTGTCGCACTGCTCGACAAAGAGGGAAAACTCAAGCGCCGGCCGATAAAGGTCGAGGCCTTAAGCGGAAGCGACTATGTGGTGAGCTCGGGAGTGCGTGCGGGGGACCGGATCGTCACGGCCGGCTACGAGCGCCTCCCGGACGGCACCCCCGTCAAACCCGCCGCCCCGGCTCCCGCCGTATCGAAAGAGAAACCCTAA
- a CDS encoding efflux RND transporter permease subunit produces the protein MFERFITRPVLATVISVILVILGLVGMVQLSVTRFPDIAPPSVTVTASYPGASAETVGRSVAPPLEEAINGVENMTYMTSTSANDGSLSINVFFKQGTNADQAAVNVQNRVAQATSRLPAEVNEIGVSTIKRQNSQIMLVNLSSSREEYDQTFLQNYAKINIVDDLARVPGVGQVSVYGNMDYSMRLWLRPEKMAAYGVNPDEVMAAVRSQNLEAAPGSFGESGGTSMQYTIKYPGKFAYPGEFEHIVVRANPDGSILRLGDLARVEFGAYSYGVRVKANGDAGIVLAVYQAPGSNANEVETRLREVLKKASHSLPEGLSVSIPFSSKKVVDESIEQVQHTLIEAFLLVFLVVFLFLQDFRSTLIPAIAVPVAILGTFFFMNLFGFSINVLTLFGLVLAIGIVVDDAIVVVEAVHAKMEKTHWPATAATVSAMREITTAIVTITLVMASVFLPVGFMEGSTGVFYRQFAFTLAIAILISALNALTLSPALCALFLGGLHSTGKEEGKGHRFSAFQRRFFTGFNSGFNALKRRYLGLLLLLLRRKSVALSALGLITVLSLWMFKTTPTGFIPEEDNGFVIVSVSMPAGASLERTEAVMDRAAVMLRSMPAVERVISVAGINILSRSSSPSAGLIFMQLKDLHLRGPGGDIKSVIGTITGSLYSIKEGSFFALSMPTVPGFSTVGGLEFVLQDRSGGSLQKFSGITESFIGSLMQRPEIAFAFTTFNASYPQYSLEVDAARAKRIGVEVSDLLRVMQAYYGSMQASDFNRFGKYYRVVMQAEPDARRDPQSLSGIFVKSSSGSMVPVSSLITLKRVYGPESVDHFNLFNAIPINAVVSPGYSTGQAIAAIGEVSAATLPTGFTYDWKGQSREELESSGGQMAIFLLSVIFVYFLLSALYESYLLPLAVMLSIPTGLLGVFIGIRAAGIENNVYVQVAIIMLIGLLAKNAILIVEFAMQRRIAGMSLGRAAIEGAKARLRPILMTSLAFVAGLLPLLFVTGPAAAGNHSIGAAAIGGMFVGMVLGILVVPVLFVVFQHLQERLTGPAAVIVEAGEQLDSVLAREGTLIKEDEA, from the coding sequence ATGTTTGAACGCTTCATAACACGGCCGGTTCTGGCCACGGTCATTTCGGTGATCCTCGTCATCCTCGGTCTCGTCGGAATGGTGCAGCTCTCCGTAACCCGCTTCCCTGACATCGCTCCGCCGAGCGTCACGGTGACTGCCAGTTACCCCGGCGCCAGCGCCGAAACTGTCGGCCGCTCCGTCGCCCCCCCCCTTGAGGAGGCCATCAACGGCGTCGAGAACATGACCTACATGACCTCGACCTCGGCCAACGACGGTTCACTCTCCATCAATGTGTTCTTCAAGCAGGGGACCAACGCCGACCAGGCCGCAGTCAACGTGCAGAACCGTGTGGCGCAGGCCACAAGCCGCCTGCCGGCCGAGGTGAACGAGATCGGCGTGTCGACCATCAAGCGCCAGAACAGCCAGATCATGCTCGTGAACCTCTCGAGCAGCCGTGAGGAATACGACCAGACTTTTCTGCAGAACTATGCGAAGATCAACATCGTCGACGACCTTGCCCGTGTGCCGGGTGTGGGGCAGGTGTCGGTGTACGGGAACATGGACTACTCCATGCGCCTCTGGCTGCGTCCTGAAAAGATGGCGGCTTACGGGGTGAACCCGGATGAGGTCATGGCTGCAGTCAGGAGCCAGAACCTTGAGGCCGCTCCCGGTTCGTTCGGTGAGAGCGGAGGGACGTCGATGCAGTACACCATCAAATACCCCGGCAAGTTCGCCTACCCCGGGGAGTTTGAGCATATCGTCGTGAGGGCCAATCCCGATGGTTCCATCCTCCGGCTCGGGGACCTGGCCCGCGTGGAGTTCGGCGCATACAGCTACGGGGTCAGGGTAAAGGCCAACGGAGATGCGGGCATTGTGCTTGCGGTCTACCAGGCTCCGGGTTCCAACGCCAACGAGGTCGAGACCCGCCTTCGCGAAGTTCTCAAAAAAGCCTCACACTCGTTGCCCGAGGGACTTTCCGTCTCCATTCCCTTCAGTTCCAAAAAGGTGGTCGATGAGTCGATCGAGCAGGTCCAGCACACCCTCATCGAGGCATTCCTCCTCGTCTTCCTCGTCGTGTTCCTTTTCCTTCAGGACTTCCGCTCGACCCTCATTCCGGCCATTGCCGTGCCGGTGGCCATTCTCGGCACGTTCTTCTTCATGAACCTGTTCGGGTTCTCCATCAACGTCCTCACCCTGTTCGGCCTCGTGCTCGCCATCGGCATCGTCGTCGACGACGCCATCGTGGTCGTTGAGGCCGTGCACGCCAAAATGGAGAAGACACACTGGCCGGCAACGGCAGCGACGGTGTCGGCCATGCGTGAAATCACCACGGCCATCGTCACCATCACCCTCGTCATGGCCTCCGTTTTCCTTCCGGTGGGTTTCATGGAGGGATCGACCGGCGTTTTCTACCGCCAGTTCGCCTTCACGCTCGCCATCGCCATTTTGATCTCCGCACTCAACGCCCTGACCCTCAGCCCCGCCCTCTGCGCCCTGTTCCTCGGCGGACTGCACAGTACCGGCAAAGAGGAGGGAAAAGGCCACCGCTTCAGCGCCTTCCAGCGCCGTTTCTTTACCGGATTCAACAGCGGCTTCAATGCCCTCAAGCGGCGGTACCTCGGCCTGCTTCTCCTGCTTCTGCGCAGAAAAAGCGTCGCGCTCTCAGCACTCGGCCTCATCACCGTGCTCTCTTTATGGATGTTCAAAACCACACCGACCGGATTCATCCCTGAAGAGGACAACGGGTTTGTGATCGTTTCCGTCTCGATGCCCGCCGGCGCTTCGCTTGAGCGTACAGAGGCGGTCATGGACCGAGCCGCAGTGATGCTCCGCTCCATGCCGGCAGTCGAACGGGTCATCTCGGTGGCCGGCATCAACATTCTTTCGCGCAGCTCGTCACCCTCCGCCGGCCTCATTTTCATGCAGCTGAAGGATCTCCATCTACGCGGACCCGGCGGGGACATCAAGAGTGTCATCGGCACCATCACCGGCAGTTTGTACTCCATCAAGGAGGGCTCGTTCTTTGCCCTCTCCATGCCAACCGTTCCAGGCTTCAGCACGGTCGGCGGCCTGGAGTTCGTCCTGCAGGACCGCAGCGGCGGCAGCCTCCAGAAATTCAGCGGCATCACTGAAAGCTTCATCGGCAGCCTCATGCAGCGCCCGGAGATCGCGTTTGCCTTCACCACCTTCAACGCATCCTATCCCCAGTACTCGCTCGAAGTGGATGCGGCGCGGGCCAAGCGCATCGGGGTCGAAGTCAGCGATCTGCTGCGGGTGATGCAGGCATACTACGGCAGCATGCAGGCCTCCGACTTCAACCGGTTCGGCAAGTACTACCGGGTGGTCATGCAGGCCGAGCCGGACGCCCGGCGCGACCCTCAGTCACTCAGCGGCATCTTCGTGAAAAGCAGTTCCGGCAGTATGGTGCCGGTCAGCTCCCTCATTACCCTCAAACGGGTCTACGGCCCTGAATCGGTCGACCATTTCAACCTCTTCAACGCCATCCCCATCAACGCCGTCGTGAGTCCCGGCTACAGCACCGGCCAGGCCATCGCGGCCATCGGGGAGGTATCGGCCGCAACGCTGCCGACCGGGTTCACCTACGACTGGAAAGGACAGAGCCGTGAGGAGCTGGAGTCGAGCGGGGGACAGATGGCCATCTTCCTGCTCTCCGTCATTTTCGTCTACTTCCTGCTTTCCGCCCTCTACGAAAGCTATCTCCTGCCGCTCGCCGTCATGCTCTCCATACCGACCGGGCTTCTCGGCGTGTTTATCGGCATCAGGGCGGCCGGCATCGAGAACAACGTCTACGTGCAGGTGGCCATCATCATGCTGATAGGGCTTCTGGCCAAAAACGCCATCCTCATCGTCGAGTTCGCCATGCAGCGCAGGATTGCGGGCATGTCGCTCGGCCGGGCGGCCATAGAGGGCGCCAAGGCCCGGCTCCGCCCCATTCTCATGACCTCCCTGGCGTTCGTCGCCGGCCTCCTGCCGCTGCTCTTCGTCACCGGCCCTGCAGCTGCCGGCAACCACTCCATCGGGGCGGCGGCCATCGGCGGCATGTTTGTCGGCATGGTGCTCGGCATTCTCGTCGTGCCGGTGCTCTTCGTGGTGTTCCAGCACCTGCAGGAGCGCCTGACGGGCCCGGCCGCCGTCATTGTCGAAGCAGGGGAACAGCTTGACTCGGTATTGGCCCGGGAGGGCACCCTAATAAAGGAGGATGAAGCATGA
- a CDS encoding efflux transporter outer membrane subunit, which translates to MKSRLHLRLQGSAATILLLTTLLLGGCGASGRFHRPDAALPAAYRGDGSAASMADTSVALLPYNRFFRDSTLVGLVDRAVEGNLDLQVALKNIDYARQTLNSARLGVLPEVSLGVSASSSRPSDNGLNAVTSGDKTVEAFTASGRASWEVDIWGRIRSRRKSALASYLKTAEAARAVRTRLVADVADTYYSLLLFDAQLESSRRNLALADTTLTMIRLQYDAGLVTSLAVQQQDAARQSIALRVPELERQVAAAENALSILCGTMPASVRRGEPLFRTAIRDDLPAGVPAALLENRPDVKGAEMALRAAYQDVEAARSSLYPSITLTAEGGLNALRASDWFTTPGSLFGLVGGAVLQPVFQQGKLQALLRQAKIRNLQAELAFRQSVLRAVGEVSDALVALRKIQEGETIAARRAASLETAVSNASMLFKSGLATYLEVMQAEESALQAELELADIRRRHLSAMAELYRALGGGWR; encoded by the coding sequence ATGAAGAGCAGACTGCACCTAAGGCTTCAGGGGAGTGCGGCAACGATCCTCCTCCTTACAACGCTGCTTCTCGGCGGCTGCGGCGCCAGCGGCAGATTCCACCGCCCCGATGCCGCCCTTCCGGCAGCATACAGGGGGGACGGCAGTGCGGCTTCAATGGCAGATACATCCGTAGCTCTCCTGCCATACAACCGGTTTTTCAGGGACTCCACGCTGGTTGGACTCGTCGACCGTGCAGTCGAGGGGAACCTTGACCTGCAGGTTGCCTTGAAAAACATCGATTATGCCCGCCAGACCCTCAATTCCGCACGCCTCGGTGTTCTGCCCGAGGTAAGCCTCGGCGTGTCCGCATCTTCCTCGCGCCCCTCCGACAACGGCCTCAACGCCGTGACATCCGGCGACAAGACCGTCGAGGCCTTTACTGCCTCCGGCCGTGCTTCATGGGAGGTCGACATCTGGGGCAGGATCCGCAGCCGCAGGAAGTCGGCCCTTGCTTCCTACCTCAAAACCGCCGAAGCCGCCAGGGCTGTCCGTACGCGGCTCGTCGCCGACGTGGCCGATACCTACTACTCGCTGCTTCTTTTCGATGCCCAGCTGGAATCGTCCCGCCGCAACCTCGCCCTTGCCGACACCACCCTCACCATGATCCGCCTGCAATACGATGCCGGCCTCGTCACCTCTCTTGCTGTACAGCAGCAGGATGCCGCACGCCAGAGCATCGCCCTCAGGGTTCCGGAACTCGAGCGGCAGGTCGCTGCCGCTGAAAACGCCCTCAGCATCCTCTGTGGTACCATGCCGGCTTCAGTCCGCCGGGGTGAGCCACTCTTCAGGACCGCCATCCGGGATGACCTCCCCGCAGGCGTTCCTGCCGCCCTGCTTGAGAACCGCCCCGATGTGAAGGGGGCTGAAATGGCGCTTCGTGCCGCCTATCAGGATGTCGAGGCGGCACGCTCTTCGCTATACCCCTCCATAACCCTCACCGCCGAAGGCGGCCTCAACGCACTCCGGGCATCCGACTGGTTCACTACACCCGGCTCGCTGTTCGGGCTTGTAGGCGGTGCGGTGCTGCAGCCTGTCTTCCAGCAGGGGAAACTGCAGGCTCTGCTCCGTCAGGCAAAAATCCGCAACCTCCAGGCCGAGCTGGCGTTCCGCCAGTCGGTGCTCCGGGCAGTCGGGGAGGTGTCCGACGCGCTTGTTGCGCTCCGCAAGATCCAGGAAGGGGAAACGATCGCCGCCCGCCGTGCCGCTTCGCTCGAGACGGCCGTATCCAATGCCTCCATGCTCTTCAAAAGCGGCCTTGCGACCTATCTCGAAGTGATGCAGGCCGAAGAGAGCGCCCTGCAGGCCGAGCTTGAGCTGGCCGACATCCGGCGCCGGCACCTGTCGGCAATGGCCGAGCTGTACCGTGCACTCGGTGGCGGGTGGCGCTGA
- a CDS encoding ferredoxin--NADP reductase, with the protein MTQVEYNATVSRKVMVTPDIMMLALVTDTPRNGAEAGQYLLLGLYGRAPRSSNSLPEYPPVADDHLIHRPYAIASLSTQTSQFEFFISQVKSGELSPRLFNLQPADRLHVGESIKGSFLLNDTPDGSDIIMIATGTGIAPYISFLRTHIAERPESKMIVIQGAAHLEDLGYFSELAFLEKTYPNFFYVPTLTDPDSRWLGQRASIEELLENDFLQNGFNITPDPEWTHFFISGKPDMVVRISQWLEGFGYSRHHPDAPGEYYIEEY; encoded by the coding sequence ATGACTCAGGTGGAATACAACGCGACGGTAAGCAGGAAAGTCATGGTAACGCCCGACATCATGATGCTGGCGCTTGTGACCGATACCCCGCGAAACGGAGCCGAAGCCGGCCAGTACCTCCTGCTCGGGCTCTACGGCAGAGCACCGCGCTCATCGAATTCCCTCCCGGAATACCCTCCGGTCGCCGACGACCACCTCATCCACCGTCCTTACGCCATCGCATCGCTCTCAACCCAGACTTCACAGTTCGAGTTCTTCATCTCGCAGGTGAAATCCGGCGAGCTCTCCCCGCGCCTCTTCAACCTTCAGCCGGCTGACCGCCTGCACGTCGGAGAGAGCATCAAGGGATCGTTTCTCCTCAACGACACACCCGACGGGAGCGATATCATCATGATCGCTACCGGAACAGGCATCGCCCCCTACATCAGTTTTCTCCGCACGCATATTGCCGAGCGCCCTGAAAGCAAGATGATCGTCATTCAGGGTGCGGCGCATCTGGAGGACCTCGGATACTTCAGCGAACTGGCCTTCCTTGAGAAAACCTACCCGAACTTTTTCTATGTCCCCACCCTCACCGACCCCGACAGCAGATGGCTCGGTCAGCGGGCTTCGATAGAAGAGCTGCTTGAAAACGATTTTCTCCAGAACGGCTTCAACATCACCCCTGATCCGGAGTGGACCCACTTCTTCATTTCCGGCAAGCCCGACATGGTCGTCCGGATATCGCAGTGGCTCGAAGGGTTCGGCTACAGCCGCCACCATCCCGATGCACCGGGTGAGTACTATATCGAAGAGTACTGA
- a CDS encoding cytochrome-c peroxidase translates to MNATSRLFAAAAFSVLAACSEGGQTPRSSSLRSEPVAPVAAARVDDPELVELGRKLYFDPRLSKSGFISCNSCHNLSMGGSDNLKSSIGHNWSKGPINAPTVLNSSMNLAQFWDGRAKDLQEQAGGPIANPGEMAFTHKLAVDMLLSIPAYVDEFREVFGAEGIDIKKVTKAIAAFEETLVTPGSRFDFWLKGDDRALSAEELEGYQLFKSSGCTACHNGPLFGGNSYQKMGVIEPYSAKSPAEGRSAVTGRDADRFNFKVPTLRNVELTYPYFHDGEAETLTEAVEVMGRIQLGRTYSESDNRKIVAFLKTLTGKQPEIMLPLLPPSSDSTPRPTPFE, encoded by the coding sequence ATGAACGCAACGTCACGGTTGTTTGCGGCAGCGGCTTTTTCAGTCCTCGCAGCCTGCTCCGAGGGGGGACAGACCCCCCGGTCTTCCTCCCTCCGCAGCGAACCGGTTGCCCCTGTGGCTGCAGCCAGGGTCGATGACCCTGAACTCGTAGAGCTTGGCAGGAAGCTCTATTTCGATCCGCGTCTCTCGAAGTCCGGGTTCATTTCCTGCAATTCCTGCCACAACCTCAGCATGGGCGGCAGCGACAACCTGAAGAGCTCCATCGGCCATAACTGGTCGAAAGGGCCGATCAATGCACCCACCGTGCTCAACTCGAGCATGAACCTCGCACAGTTCTGGGACGGCCGTGCCAAAGACCTGCAGGAGCAGGCCGGCGGCCCGATTGCCAACCCCGGTGAAATGGCTTTCACCCACAAGCTGGCTGTCGACATGCTTCTCTCCATACCAGCCTATGTCGATGAGTTCAGGGAGGTGTTCGGTGCGGAGGGTATTGATATCAAGAAGGTCACAAAGGCCATTGCGGCCTTCGAGGAAACGCTCGTTACGCCCGGCTCCCGCTTCGACTTCTGGCTCAAGGGCGACGACAGGGCTCTCTCAGCCGAGGAGCTCGAGGGGTATCAGCTTTTCAAGTCGAGCGGCTGTACGGCATGCCATAACGGCCCGCTCTTTGGCGGCAACTCCTACCAGAAGATGGGTGTTATCGAGCCCTATTCGGCAAAAAGCCCGGCAGAAGGACGCTCCGCCGTTACCGGCAGGGATGCCGACCGGTTCAACTTCAAGGTCCCGACCCTGCGCAATGTGGAATTGACTTATCCATACTTCCACGACGGCGAAGCTGAAACCCTCACGGAAGCCGTTGAAGTGATGGGCCGCATCCAGCTCGGCAGAACCTACAGCGAAAGCGACAACCGGAAAATCGTCGCCTTCCTTAAAACCCTCACCGGCAAGCAGCCGGAAATCATGCTGCCGCTGCTTCCTCCCTCCAGCGACAGCACGCCCCGCCCCACGCCTTTCGAATAA
- a CDS encoding bactofilin family protein, with translation MLNNFFSSNRKPHEKAPPRDRPGETDGLGDDFDFDIPSVEDIGKDEFTADILHNDNDSSMNILAQGAVLKGNITLDGELKVYGRIIGDILSSSSVFIGESGIVEGNVKATGMEVAGTFRGNAEVSGEFLVSSTGNIFGDLVIGTLNVNAGAKMRGSILMNIPEPPSVDMAMMELEPSRDSIPEHNGRGEHD, from the coding sequence GTGCTGAACAATTTCTTTTCTTCGAACAGGAAACCGCATGAAAAAGCTCCACCTCGGGACAGGCCGGGGGAGACGGACGGGCTCGGGGATGACTTTGATTTTGACATTCCATCCGTGGAGGATATCGGGAAGGATGAATTCACCGCGGATATTCTGCACAACGACAACGATTCATCCATGAACATTCTTGCACAGGGGGCCGTACTGAAGGGAAACATCACCCTTGATGGAGAGCTGAAGGTATACGGCAGGATCATCGGCGATATTCTGTCTTCATCAAGTGTGTTCATCGGGGAGTCGGGGATCGTCGAAGGCAATGTCAAGGCGACAGGTATGGAGGTTGCGGGTACCTTCAGGGGGAATGCAGAGGTCTCAGGGGAGTTTCTGGTTTCCTCGACCGGCAACATCTTCGGCGACCTGGTCATCGGAACCCTGAACGTCAACGCAGGGGCAAAGATGAGGGGATCGATCCTGATGAACATCCCCGAACCACCATCTGTCGACATGGCCATGATGGAGCTCGAGCCTTCCCGGGACTCGATTCCGGAGCATAACGGGCGGGGTGAACATGACTGA